The following proteins come from a genomic window of Plutella xylostella chromosome 22, ilPluXylo3.1, whole genome shotgun sequence:
- the LOC125490326 gene encoding flexible cuticle protein 12-like has product MKLFVVLALVAVTAAAPQDRSARQAYGVQILRYEFDNIGLGQYRYGYEQSNGQRHDETGELKNAGQENESLVVRGSYSWVGPDGVTYTVTYLADNNGYQPTIEQGPGAGVPANVLATMLG; this is encoded by the exons ATGAAATTG TTCGTAGTCCTTGCTCTAGTGGCGgtgacggcggcggcgccccagGACAGGTCGGCCCGACAGGCCTACGGCGTACAGATCCTGCGGTATGAGTTCGACAACATCGGCCTCGGACAATACAGATACGG GTACGAGCAATCCAACGGGCAGAGGCACGACGAGACCGGAGAGCTGAAGAACGCCGGACAGGAGAACGAGTCGCTGGTAGTCCGCGGTTCCTACTCGTGGGTGGGTCCCGACGGAGTCACCTACACCGTCACCTACCTGGCCGACAACAACGGCTACCAGCCCACCATCGAGCAGGGTCCTGGCGCCGGAGTGCCCGCGAATGTCCTCGCCACCATGCTCggttaa